One segment of Pseudanabaena sp. FACHB-2040 DNA contains the following:
- a CDS encoding ABC transporter ATP-binding protein — MTRWRFRNPLRWGSRRLRDLGQSLSIYQYGGRAIQLVWTTDWRLTLFLGGLTLVAGLLPGAIAYVGKLIVDSVVLASQSGLAEDRITALTYLGVEAGLVAVLAAANQGLNLCQSLLRVLLGQKVNVLILEKAQTLTLEHFEDSEFYDKMTRARREASNRPLSMVTRTFGFVQSVLSLIAYGGLLLQFSGWAVLILVLAAVPAFVAETKFAGEAFRLFKWRSPETRQQTYLETLLAREDFAKEVKLFQLGPLLLQRYRDIFQGLYAEDRNLTIRRSGWSYGLGLVSTAAFYVAYCWIVLDAIAGRISLGDLTMYLTVFRQGQSTFTSALSSIGGMYEDGLYLSNLYEFLEQPVSEENGYARSGLFPEDGLRFENVSFSYPGNPEPALHQVSFHLKPGEKLAIVGENGSGKTTLIKLLTRLYIPTGGRILLDGRDLKDWDIEVLQQRIGVIFQDFVRYQFTVGENIGTGDVSHFEAEDLWQTAAHKGTATPFIESLPQGFHTQLGRWFKGGQELSGGQWQKIALSRAFMRTQADVLVLDEPTSAMDAEAESQIFDHFQTVTEKQMAILISHRFSTVRRADKIIVLARGALIEQGTHEELLSQDGRYARLFSMQAAGYR, encoded by the coding sequence ATGACAAGATGGCGCTTTCGCAATCCCCTGCGATGGGGGTCCCGACGGTTGCGGGACTTAGGACAATCTCTCTCGATTTATCAATACGGTGGTCGCGCCATTCAGCTGGTGTGGACGACAGACTGGCGGCTGACGCTGTTTCTAGGTGGGCTGACGCTGGTAGCAGGTTTGTTGCCAGGTGCGATCGCATATGTCGGCAAACTGATTGTCGATAGTGTTGTGCTGGCCTCTCAGTCAGGTTTAGCTGAAGATCGCATAACCGCTCTCACCTACCTGGGTGTTGAAGCAGGGTTGGTAGCAGTCTTAGCTGCAGCTAACCAGGGGCTAAACCTGTGCCAGTCGCTGCTGCGGGTGCTGCTAGGGCAAAAGGTCAACGTGCTGATTCTAGAAAAGGCCCAGACGCTTACCCTAGAGCACTTCGAAGACTCCGAGTTTTACGACAAGATGACGCGGGCTCGGCGGGAAGCCTCAAACCGGCCCTTGAGCATGGTGACGCGCACCTTTGGCTTTGTTCAGAGCGTGCTTTCTCTGATTGCTTACGGCGGCCTGCTGCTGCAGTTTTCTGGGTGGGCAGTGCTGATTTTGGTGCTGGCGGCAGTGCCCGCCTTTGTGGCAGAAACTAAATTTGCCGGAGAAGCCTTCCGCCTGTTTAAGTGGCGATCTCCCGAAACCCGTCAGCAAACGTATTTAGAAACCCTGCTAGCCCGCGAAGATTTTGCTAAGGAAGTAAAGCTGTTTCAGCTAGGGCCTTTGCTGCTGCAGCGCTACCGAGACATTTTTCAGGGGCTCTATGCCGAAGATCGCAACCTGACGATTCGCCGCAGTGGGTGGAGCTACGGGCTGGGGCTGGTGAGTACGGCAGCCTTTTACGTGGCCTATTGCTGGATTGTGCTAGATGCGATCGCAGGTCGCATCTCCCTAGGCGACCTAACCATGTACCTAACCGTCTTTCGCCAAGGACAGAGCACCTTTACCAGTGCCCTCAGCTCAATTGGCGGCATGTACGAAGACGGGCTGTATCTCTCTAACCTGTACGAGTTTCTAGAGCAGCCCGTGAGCGAAGAGAATGGCTACGCCCGCTCTGGCCTGTTTCCTGAGGATGGGCTGCGGTTTGAAAACGTTTCCTTTTCCTACCCAGGTAATCCCGAACCGGCCCTGCACCAGGTCTCTTTTCACCTAAAGCCAGGGGAAAAGCTAGCGATCGTTGGCGAAAACGGCTCTGGTAAGACCACTCTAATCAAGCTGCTGACTCGTCTCTATATACCCACAGGCGGGCGGATTCTGCTGGATGGCCGAGACTTGAAGGATTGGGACATTGAGGTTCTGCAGCAGCGGATTGGCGTGATCTTTCAAGACTTTGTTCGCTACCAGTTCACGGTGGGCGAAAATATCGGCACCGGAGACGTCAGCCACTTTGAAGCCGAAGACCTCTGGCAAACCGCGGCTCACAAAGGCACCGCCACCCCGTTCATCGAATCTCTGCCTCAAGGGTTTCATACCCAGCTAGGCCGCTGGTTTAAGGGTGGTCAAGAGCTGTCGGGCGGTCAGTGGCAAAAAATTGCGCTCTCTCGCGCTTTCATGCGCACCCAGGCGGATGTGCTGGTGCTAGACGAACCCACCTCGGCAATGGATGCCGAAGCCGAAAGCCAGATCTTTGATCACTTTCAAACGGTTACGGAAAAGCAAATGGCGATTCTTATCTCCCACCGCTTTTCCACCGTTCGCCGAGCTGACAAGATTATTGTGCTAGCCAGGGGTGCTCTGATTGAGCAGGGCACCCACGAAGAATTGCTCAGTCAAGATGGCCGCTACGCCCGTCTGTTTTCTATGCAGGCTGCTGGATATCGCTAA
- a CDS encoding pentapeptide repeat-containing protein: MDIEAIRSGQLRHAAGADLEDEDLTGANLSGMQLAGANLIGAGLSRTNLSRAHLEGANLMGANLAGADLRANLWGANLMQCDLSGADLRGANLRGANLMGARLSGVSLAGAFLSGANLMNVNLQGVDLRGVDLRGTNLSGANLQGADLSRADLQGARLDNANLEEADLREANLSGATLTGANLLCSELEGTHLEGASLTGACLVGTALAP, translated from the coding sequence ATGGATATTGAGGCAATTCGGTCGGGGCAGCTGCGCCATGCAGCCGGTGCTGACCTGGAAGACGAAGACTTAACGGGTGCTAACCTGTCTGGCATGCAGCTAGCCGGAGCCAACTTGATTGGAGCTGGCCTGTCCCGCACCAATCTGTCCCGCGCTCACCTAGAGGGAGCCAACCTGATGGGGGCAAATTTGGCTGGAGCCGACCTGCGGGCCAACCTCTGGGGAGCTAACCTGATGCAGTGCGACCTCTCTGGGGCCGACCTGCGCGGGGCCAACCTGCGCGGCGCTAACCTGATGGGGGCTCGCCTCAGCGGGGTGAGTCTGGCTGGGGCCTTTCTCAGCGGGGCCAACCTGATGAACGTGAATCTGCAGGGAGTTGACCTGCGGGGAGTTGACCTGCGCGGCACCAACTTGAGCGGGGCAAACCTACAGGGGGCTGACTTGTCACGAGCCGATCTACAGGGGGCGCGGCTAGACAATGCCAATCTAGAGGAAGCCGACCTGCGAGAGGCGAATCTGTCTGGCGCGACCCTGACCGGAGCCAATCTGCTCTGCTCAGAGCTGGAGGGTACCCATTTAGAGGGGGCCAGCCTAACGGGGGCTTGTCTGGTGGGGACAGCATTAGCGCCCTAA
- a CDS encoding DICT sensory domain-containing protein, whose protein sequence is MLEGSILKQLVSGHSTEGQTPLNFGVYYKNTLVALCHALEDFILAADCAPLVVTAFQRGKWYLQEADRYGAIADHARQIAILAGSDSGFLNHPTSQRDNVAIIELTPEDPVAEEWHLMILSSRYTAMVLCQELRPEEYGPSGPPEHDLERKFYGFWTFEPTLVQEAVELAIAHVGKYDADLQQGLSQHFEQICQENPDLDIATVGEGLGQAVTRVVSYLQDCRQDTLSSNAFDLVEDLNHNLTSNELQAFLRMAQLVDLSDPINPLAASEVSSLLEMMGQLLDLPAWQLRRLRLAGLLYRIAPSTAESMGSPDDAPSCPLVPGTQALRIMPRLRAVAAIITHQDESWDGQGLPAGLAGDEIPLESRMLGLVSTFQQRLAELRSQAPQDADLSELLGSALSTCQAEQSQRWDPKLVDILSLMVKGLQQGISLPSIPTKLSLGAGLLNIDDEEPVVLPSETLSS, encoded by the coding sequence ATGCTTGAGGGTTCGATTTTAAAGCAGTTGGTATCTGGCCATTCAACTGAGGGCCAAACACCTCTCAACTTTGGGGTGTATTACAAAAATACGCTGGTGGCGCTGTGCCACGCACTAGAAGACTTTATTCTGGCCGCTGACTGTGCGCCCTTGGTGGTGACGGCTTTTCAGCGGGGCAAGTGGTACCTGCAGGAGGCCGATCGCTATGGTGCGATCGCAGATCATGCCCGTCAGATTGCCATTCTGGCCGGTTCCGATTCTGGTTTTCTCAACCACCCCACCAGCCAGAGAGACAATGTTGCTATCATCGAGCTGACTCCAGAAGATCCGGTCGCCGAAGAGTGGCACCTGATGATCCTGTCGTCTCGCTACACGGCAATGGTGCTGTGTCAGGAGCTGCGACCCGAGGAATATGGCCCCTCTGGCCCTCCCGAGCATGATCTAGAGCGCAAGTTCTACGGGTTTTGGACCTTTGAGCCAACCCTGGTGCAGGAGGCGGTGGAGCTTGCGATCGCACATGTCGGTAAGTACGACGCTGACCTGCAGCAGGGCCTCAGCCAGCACTTCGAGCAGATCTGCCAGGAAAACCCCGATCTAGATATTGCAACAGTTGGTGAGGGGCTAGGTCAGGCTGTCACCCGAGTGGTGAGCTATTTGCAAGACTGCCGTCAAGACACGCTCTCTAGCAATGCCTTTGACCTGGTTGAAGACCTCAACCATAATCTCACTTCCAACGAGCTGCAGGCGTTTCTGCGAATGGCGCAGCTAGTTGATCTGAGCGATCCGATCAATCCCCTAGCTGCTAGCGAAGTCTCTTCTTTGCTGGAAATGATGGGTCAGCTGCTCGATCTGCCTGCCTGGCAGCTGCGGCGGCTGCGGCTGGCGGGGCTGCTTTACCGCATTGCCCCCTCCACTGCTGAGAGCATGGGGTCGCCAGACGATGCCCCCAGCTGTCCTCTAGTTCCCGGTACTCAGGCCCTGCGAATCATGCCCCGATTGCGGGCAGTCGCTGCCATTATTACCCACCAAGATGAGAGCTGGGACGGCCAGGGCCTGCCTGCCGGACTGGCCGGTGATGAGATTCCGCTGGAGTCACGTATGTTGGGGCTGGTGAGCACCTTCCAGCAACGGCTGGCGGAGCTGCGATCGCAAGCCCCCCAAGACGCCGACCTCAGTGAACTGCTGGGATCTGCCCTAAGCACGTGTCAGGCTGAGCAGTCCCAGCGATGGGATCCAAAGCTGGTAGACATTCTCAGTCTGATGGTGAAAGGGCTGCAGCAGGGGATTAGCCTGCCCAGCATTCCAACCAAGCTGAGCCTGGGCGCGGGCCTGCTCAATATTGATGACGAAGAACCTGTGGTTCTACCTTCAGAAACGCTGTCCTCTTAA
- a CDS encoding photosystem II high light acclimation radical SAM protein, which yields MTLSSPISEDRILYVRLPCNPIFPIGVVYLADHIHKLFPSVQQRIFDLGTVPPLDFNRALDACINDFRPTLLVFSWRDIQIYAPVGGRGGNPLQNAFELFYARNPLTKLRGAVGGLRMAATYLHELQQNLGLIQRGLKQARRFNPNVKLVVGGGAVSVFYEQLGQKLPQGTIISVGEGEVLLERLLKGESFADQRCYVVGETQPRDRMIHEAPAPVEKSACDYDYIASMWPEFEYYLQENDFYVGVQTKRGCPHNCCYCVYTVVEGKQVRINPSDEVVKEMRQLYDRGIRNFWFTDAQFIPARRYINDAVELLQKIVASGMTDIHWAAYIRADNLTPELCELMVQTGMNYFEIGITSGSQELVRKMRMGYNLRTVLENCRDLKAAGFNDLVSINYSFNVIDERPETIRQTLAYHRAMEEIFGRDQVEPAIFFIGLQPHTHLEEYAFDKKILKRGYDPLAIHLPWVSKKLLWNPEPLGSFFGEVCLEAWRRNPNDFGREVMDILEARLGRAPLEEALSAPIEADRRPLAAV from the coding sequence ATGACCCTCTCCTCACCCATTTCAGAAGATCGGATCCTCTACGTACGGCTTCCGTGCAATCCCATCTTTCCGATTGGGGTTGTCTATTTGGCAGACCATATTCACAAGCTTTTTCCTTCGGTGCAGCAGCGCATCTTTGATTTGGGGACAGTGCCTCCTCTGGACTTTAATCGGGCTTTGGATGCCTGCATCAATGACTTTCGTCCTACCCTGCTGGTGTTCTCCTGGCGGGACATTCAGATCTATGCGCCGGTAGGCGGCAGGGGCGGTAACCCACTGCAAAACGCCTTTGAGCTTTTCTATGCGCGTAACCCTTTGACCAAGCTGCGGGGAGCCGTAGGTGGGCTGCGGATGGCGGCGACCTACCTGCACGAACTGCAGCAGAATCTCGGCCTGATCCAGCGGGGTCTCAAGCAGGCCCGCCGCTTCAATCCCAACGTGAAGCTGGTAGTCGGTGGCGGTGCGGTCAGCGTTTTTTATGAGCAATTGGGGCAAAAGCTGCCGCAGGGCACCATCATTTCAGTTGGGGAAGGAGAAGTCTTGCTGGAGCGACTGCTCAAGGGCGAGAGCTTTGCTGATCAGCGCTGCTACGTAGTGGGCGAAACCCAGCCGCGCGATCGCATGATCCACGAAGCCCCGGCTCCTGTTGAAAAAAGCGCCTGCGACTACGACTACATTGCCAGCATGTGGCCCGAATTTGAGTATTACCTACAGGAAAACGACTTCTATGTAGGGGTGCAGACCAAGCGCGGCTGTCCTCACAACTGCTGTTACTGCGTCTATACCGTGGTTGAGGGCAAGCAGGTGCGGATCAACCCGTCAGATGAAGTGGTCAAGGAAATGCGCCAGCTCTACGACCGGGGCATTCGCAACTTCTGGTTTACTGATGCTCAGTTTATTCCGGCCCGTCGCTATATCAACGACGCGGTTGAGCTGCTGCAAAAGATTGTGGCCTCTGGCATGACCGACATTCACTGGGCGGCCTATATTCGAGCCGACAACCTGACGCCAGAGCTCTGTGAGCTGATGGTGCAGACCGGCATGAACTACTTTGAGATTGGCATTACCAGCGGTTCGCAAGAACTGGTCCGCAAAATGCGGATGGGCTACAACCTGCGTACGGTGCTGGAGAACTGCCGCGATCTCAAGGCTGCGGGCTTCAACGATTTGGTGTCGATCAACTATTCCTTTAATGTGATCGATGAGCGGCCTGAAACAATTCGGCAGACGCTGGCCTATCACCGGGCAATGGAAGAGATTTTTGGTCGTGATCAGGTTGAGCCAGCCATTTTCTTTATTGGCCTGCAGCCCCACACCCATTTGGAAGAGTACGCTTTTGACAAGAAGATCCTCAAGCGAGGCTACGACCCGCTCGCTATCCACTTGCCGTGGGTCTCTAAAAAGCTGCTGTGGAACCCGGAACCGCTGGGTTCGTTCTTTGGCGAGGTTTGTTTAGAGGCTTGGCGACGCAACCCCAATGACTTTGGCCGAGAAGTGATGGACATTCTAGAGGCACGCCTAGGCCGCGCGCCCTTGGAAGAAGCATTGAGTGCGCCCATCGAGGCTGATCGCAGACCCTTGGCTGCGGTATGA
- a CDS encoding DUF1830 domain-containing protein has translation MAQILDPLPSDSSKNILCCYINATSKIQIARITNIPDWYFERVVFPGQRLIFETTPLAMLEIHTGMIASSILSDTILCERLMIDNDPLGESPLDQELAEAMSLHHRTAEDSAVAPVAVVATAD, from the coding sequence ATGGCTCAAATTCTTGATCCCTTACCTTCCGATAGCTCAAAAAATATTTTGTGCTGCTATATCAATGCCACGAGCAAGATTCAAATTGCTCGGATTACAAATATTCCAGATTGGTACTTCGAACGGGTTGTTTTTCCGGGCCAGCGACTCATTTTTGAGACGACACCTCTGGCTATGCTTGAGATTCATACTGGCATGATCGCTAGCTCTATTTTGTCAGATACGATTCTTTGTGAGCGGCTCATGATCGACAACGATCCGCTGGGGGAGTCTCCTCTTGATCAAGAGCTGGCTGAAGCAATGTCGCTACATCACCGAACAGCCGAAGACTCCGCGGTTGCGCCGGTTGCAGTAGTAGCCACTGCCGACTGA
- a CDS encoding DUF4079 domain-containing protein codes for MDLPSFLWLWRIAAWSMGLTLSAYFVLAGLGGWLRYARTHKTARPGWVRWAHIATGIAMVVLVVLLLSVGVIGTLGEYGTLGHSVHLPAGLTVVALVIASAWSAARIHPTRPWARSLHLWLNGVLFLALSAVSLSGWSVVQKYLP; via the coding sequence TTGGATTTACCGTCTTTTCTATGGTTATGGCGGATTGCCGCCTGGTCGATGGGTTTAACCCTGTCGGCCTATTTCGTCTTGGCAGGTCTGGGCGGATGGCTCAGGTATGCCCGCACTCATAAAACTGCTCGACCTGGATGGGTGCGGTGGGCGCATATCGCTACTGGGATCGCAATGGTCGTTCTGGTAGTGCTGCTGCTTAGCGTAGGAGTGATTGGCACGCTGGGGGAGTATGGCACCCTGGGCCACTCAGTCCATCTGCCGGCAGGGCTGACGGTCGTGGCGCTGGTCATAGCGTCTGCCTGGAGCGCCGCCCGCATTCATCCCACTCGTCCCTGGGCTCGCTCTCTACACCTCTGGCTCAATGGAGTTCTCTTTCTGGCGCTGTCGGCGGTTTCCTTGAGTGGCTGGTCAGTAGTGCAGAAGTATTTGCCCTAG
- a CDS encoding tetratricopeptide repeat protein yields MDTSFPPLYAAPSSLPLEQATLVPAVETVAASRKLTPEQHKCLLAEAHQWLKQGIAQYRQGQYTPALAILQQSFQAYHSLSHHSGEGKVLLTLASLYYQLADYLWSVDYARQSLNIAYRIGDRHLAQQALSYLGNSYRHLGDLKKALDHMTQSLMMAREVGDAPAEMRSLNNLAIIHRMQGDHAQAASLYEASLALAQRLKDMATQEQVLRNLGNAHQAMGNLYRAIDDYDQLLQLACSRANAASDLRLRLWVLRNLISACQTLGDHPRTIGYLQQRLAIVRRLGDARTEEQTLDALASSYRAMSDSIRALDHLEQRLQVLIQMKDISLQRQVFETFRQVCLMAGAFKRLEPYQRIFSEPAL; encoded by the coding sequence ATGGATACTTCCTTCCCCCCTTTATACGCTGCTCCTAGCTCTCTTCCCCTAGAGCAAGCAACTCTTGTCCCGGCTGTCGAAACCGTAGCGGCCAGCCGCAAGCTCACCCCCGAGCAGCACAAGTGTCTGCTGGCAGAAGCGCATCAGTGGCTCAAGCAGGGTATTGCCCAGTACCGCCAGGGGCAATACACCCCAGCCTTAGCCATTTTGCAGCAGTCTTTTCAGGCGTACCATAGCTTGTCCCACCACAGCGGCGAGGGCAAAGTGCTGCTCACTCTAGCCAGCCTCTACTACCAACTGGCAGATTACCTTTGGTCAGTAGACTATGCGCGCCAGAGCCTCAATATCGCCTACCGCATCGGCGATCGCCACCTGGCCCAACAGGCCCTGAGCTATCTGGGCAACAGCTACCGCCACCTGGGCGACCTCAAAAAAGCTCTTGACCACATGACCCAAAGCCTGATGATGGCCCGCGAGGTAGGTGATGCCCCAGCAGAGATGCGATCGCTCAACAACCTGGCGATCATCCACCGGATGCAGGGTGATCATGCCCAGGCAGCCAGTCTCTACGAAGCCAGCTTGGCTCTGGCCCAACGCTTGAAGGATATGGCCACCCAAGAACAGGTGCTGCGAAATTTGGGCAATGCGCATCAGGCGATGGGCAATCTTTACCGCGCTATTGATGACTACGACCAGCTGCTGCAGCTAGCCTGCAGCCGGGCCAACGCCGCTAGCGACCTGCGCCTGCGTCTGTGGGTGCTCCGCAACCTAATCAGCGCCTGCCAAACTCTCGGAGACCACCCCCGCACCATTGGCTATCTGCAGCAGCGACTGGCCATTGTGCGTCGCCTGGGCGACGCCCGCACCGAGGAGCAAACCCTAGACGCACTCGCCAGCAGCTACCGGGCTATGAGCGACTCTATTCGTGCCCTTGATCACCTCGAGCAGCGCCTGCAGGTGCTGATTCAAATGAAAGACATTAGCCTTCAGCGCCAAGTCTTTGAAACCTTCCGCCAGGTCTGCCTGATGGCCGGAGCCTTCAAGCGCCTAGAGCCGTACCAGCGGATCTTCTCAGAGCCTGCTCTTTAA
- a CDS encoding radical SAM protein produces the protein MTDSPFAAERLLFDPATPQAGAVPLIFAFPNEYSVGITSLGYQVVWATFAQRADVAVSRLFTDHHETLPAQPELVGFSVSWELDYINILGLLESLQIPIRAADRGAEHPIVFGGGPVLTANPEPFADFFDVILLGDGEVLLDSFIDSYQAVRSADRDLRLRHLAQTPGLYVPSLYQVTYAGAEAGVAAITSIHPDVPAVVQKQTYRGNVLSASSVVTELAAWENIYMVEVVRSCPEMCRFCLASYLTLPFRTASLEASLLPAIERGLKVTNRLGLLGASVTQHPEFETLLDYLNQPQYDDVRLSIASVRTNTVNQKLAETLTRHGTHSVTIAVESGSERVRQIINKKLETDEIVAAAANAKAGGLSSLKLYGMAGIPGEEMADLEQTATLMLRLKKAVPGLKLTLGCSTFVPKAHTPFQWMGVNRQAEKRLQFLQKQLRPKGIDFRPESYNWSVIQTLISRGDRRLAPLLERVRHYGDTLGSYRRAFKDFKGQLPPLEFYVHEDWSLDQPLPWDHLAGPLPKETLKKHLAQAMAQGEAVAV, from the coding sequence GTGACTGATTCCCCCTTTGCTGCCGAACGGCTCCTCTTCGACCCGGCAACTCCACAAGCCGGAGCCGTACCGCTGATCTTTGCTTTTCCTAACGAGTACAGTGTCGGCATTACCAGCCTGGGCTATCAGGTCGTTTGGGCCACCTTTGCCCAGCGTGCCGATGTTGCGGTCAGCCGCCTGTTTACCGACCACCATGAAACCCTGCCAGCTCAGCCTGAGCTGGTGGGCTTTTCGGTTTCGTGGGAGTTAGATTACATCAACATCTTGGGTCTGCTAGAGTCTCTTCAGATTCCGATCCGGGCGGCAGATCGAGGAGCCGAGCACCCAATTGTTTTTGGCGGCGGGCCAGTGTTGACTGCCAACCCCGAACCCTTTGCCGACTTCTTTGATGTGATTTTGCTAGGCGATGGGGAGGTGCTGTTAGACAGCTTCATCGACAGCTATCAGGCCGTTCGCTCCGCCGATCGTGATCTCCGGCTGCGGCATCTAGCCCAAACTCCAGGGCTTTACGTGCCGTCGCTGTATCAGGTCACCTATGCCGGAGCGGAGGCGGGCGTTGCTGCCATTACCTCCATTCATCCCGACGTGCCAGCGGTGGTGCAGAAGCAGACTTATCGGGGTAACGTACTCTCAGCCTCCTCGGTGGTGACTGAACTGGCCGCCTGGGAAAACATTTACATGGTCGAGGTGGTGCGGAGCTGTCCAGAAATGTGCCGCTTCTGCCTAGCCAGCTACCTAACGCTGCCTTTTCGCACCGCCAGTTTAGAAGCGTCACTGCTGCCCGCGATTGAGCGCGGTCTCAAGGTGACAAATCGGCTGGGGCTACTGGGCGCATCAGTAACCCAGCACCCTGAGTTTGAAACGCTGCTCGACTACCTCAATCAGCCTCAGTACGACGATGTGCGGCTAAGCATTGCATCAGTCCGCACCAACACAGTGAATCAAAAGCTGGCCGAAACCTTGACCCGCCACGGCACTCATTCCGTCACCATTGCCGTTGAAAGTGGCTCTGAGCGGGTACGGCAGATAATCAACAAGAAGCTAGAGACTGACGAGATTGTGGCTGCTGCCGCCAACGCCAAAGCAGGCGGGCTAAGCAGCCTAAAGCTCTACGGCATGGCAGGCATTCCTGGCGAAGAAATGGCTGACTTAGAGCAGACAGCAACCCTAATGCTGCGCCTCAAAAAAGCCGTGCCTGGCCTCAAGCTCACCCTGGGCTGCAGCACCTTTGTGCCCAAAGCCCATACCCCCTTTCAGTGGATGGGCGTGAACCGGCAGGCCGAAAAGCGGCTACAGTTTTTGCAGAAGCAGCTCCGGCCCAAGGGCATCGACTTTCGCCCCGAAAGCTACAACTGGTCGGTAATCCAGACGCTAATTTCTAGGGGCGATCGCAGACTGGCCCCACTGCTGGAGCGGGTGCGACACTACGGCGATACCTTGGGCAGCTACCGTCGTGCCTTTAAAGACTTTAAGGGCCAGCTGCCGCCGCTGGAGTTCTACGTTCACGAAGATTGGTCCCTCGATCAGCCTCTGCCCTGGGATCACTTGGCTGGCCCCTTGCCTAAGGAAACGCTGAAGAAGCACCTGGCTCAAGCAATGGCCCAGGGCGAGGCCGTAGCCGTTTAA
- a CDS encoding CPXCG motif-containing cysteine-rich protein, whose translation MQSTAEFYCAFCGEPNTTFVDLSAGSHQSYIEDCQVCCRPNQLFVNVDEDTLDIDIASDYQG comes from the coding sequence ATGCAGTCTACCGCTGAATTTTACTGCGCCTTTTGTGGCGAGCCCAACACGACCTTTGTAGATCTATCGGCTGGGTCTCACCAGTCTTATATCGAGGATTGTCAGGTCTGCTGTCGCCCCAATCAGCTCTTTGTCAACGTTGACGAAGACACGCTGGATATCGATATCGCTAGCGATTATCAGGGCTAA
- a CDS encoding helix-turn-helix transcriptional regulator yields the protein MGRAGKALRQVLETYGISQNRLAVTIGINRATVNQWFNETRDPLAESIPDIVDALETLNPVAATDFLSLYLGRPAPKD from the coding sequence ATGGGAAGAGCGGGTAAAGCACTCAGGCAGGTACTTGAAACCTATGGAATTAGCCAAAATCGGTTGGCGGTCACGATAGGCATCAACCGTGCAACCGTCAATCAATGGTTTAACGAAACCAGAGACCCCCTAGCTGAGTCCATTCCTGACATCGTTGATGCCCTAGAGACACTCAACCCAGTCGCCGCCACAGATTTCTTGTCGCTTTATCTAGGCCGCCCTGCCCCAAAAGACTAA
- a CDS encoding intradiol ring-cleavage dioxygenase, whose product MFSVPISTNVCLSSLGKGLTLIMRRRSAKRLSIVSGLNRREVLGFIGGTAAVSLMGCVRGQAVSSESTNSANSSAGSATLPNCVVKPEQTEGPYFVDEKLNRSDIRSDPSDGSVKAGVPLQLVFQVSQVSRDTCTPLSDAVVDIWHCDAEGIYSDVNERRFNTVGKKFLRGYQVTDADGTAQFVTIYPGWYPGRAVHIHFKIRTNSASQSAREFTSQLYFDDAVTDQIYRQSPYSAERQRTPNNQDGIFQNGGNQLMLQLTQAAEGYVGRFSIGLE is encoded by the coding sequence GTGTTTAGCGTTCCTATTTCAACGAATGTATGCTTGAGCTCTCTCGGTAAAGGATTGACTTTAATAATGAGAAGACGTTCGGCCAAAAGACTATCAATCGTTTCAGGGCTTAACCGACGAGAAGTACTGGGCTTCATTGGCGGAACTGCTGCCGTCTCGCTGATGGGATGCGTCCGTGGGCAGGCAGTCTCATCTGAATCAACAAATTCGGCAAATTCGTCAGCTGGATCAGCAACGCTCCCTAACTGTGTGGTCAAGCCTGAACAAACAGAAGGTCCATACTTTGTGGATGAAAAGCTAAACCGCTCCGATATTCGCTCCGATCCCTCAGATGGGTCTGTGAAGGCAGGGGTGCCGCTGCAGTTAGTCTTTCAGGTTTCTCAAGTCAGCAGGGATACCTGCACACCCTTAAGTGATGCAGTTGTTGATATCTGGCATTGCGATGCAGAAGGCATTTATTCAGATGTGAATGAACGCAGATTCAATACGGTTGGCAAGAAGTTTTTGCGCGGCTATCAAGTCACAGATGCCGATGGAACTGCCCAGTTTGTGACCATCTATCCCGGTTGGTACCCCGGTAGAGCCGTTCATATTCACTTTAAGATTCGCACTAATTCTGCCTCTCAATCTGCTCGTGAATTTACATCCCAGCTTTACTTTGACGATGCCGTCACCGATCAAATTTATCGGCAATCTCCCTACAGTGCGGAAAGGCAGCGCACACCAAATAACCAAGATGGCATTTTTCAAAACGGCGGTAATCAGCTCATGCTTCAGCTTACGCAAGCAGCGGAAGGTTACGTCGGCAGGTTTTCGATTGGGCTTGAGTAG